A section of the Caballeronia sp. M1242 genome encodes:
- a CDS encoding CopD family protein, with translation MTHAIEAALFLHLLGVAVWIGGMVFAHFCLRPALGDFAPQLRLPLWEAVFARFFNWVAGAVLVILITGGFLLAQYGGAHAAWPLHAMAGLGIVMMLIFGHIRFAVFPRIRRAVQAQNWPDGARAVGTVRRLVVVNLVLGVVTIGTAVLSRGI, from the coding sequence ATGACTCATGCCATCGAAGCCGCGCTCTTTCTTCACTTGCTCGGCGTGGCCGTATGGATAGGCGGCATGGTCTTCGCGCACTTCTGCCTGCGCCCCGCGCTGGGCGACTTCGCGCCGCAGTTACGCCTGCCGCTCTGGGAAGCCGTATTCGCGCGCTTCTTCAACTGGGTCGCGGGCGCCGTGCTCGTGATCCTGATCACGGGCGGCTTTCTGCTCGCGCAATACGGCGGCGCGCATGCCGCATGGCCGCTTCACGCGATGGCCGGCTTAGGCATCGTGATGATGCTGATCTTCGGGCATATCCGCTTTGCCGTGTTTCCGCGCATCCGCCGCGCGGTGCAGGCGCAGAACTGGCCCGACGGCGCGCGGGCGGTCGGCACCGTTCGGAGGCTCGTCGTCGTCAATCTCGTGCTCGGCGTCGTGACGATCGGAACCGCCGTGCTGTCGCGCGGCAT
- the parC gene encoding DNA topoisomerase IV subunit A, whose product MGITDDLFAEQQAAPDGEHLTLGDYAERAYLDYAVSVVKGRALPDVSDGQKPVQRRILYAMNEMGLASTAKPVKSARVVGDVLGKYHPHGDQSAYDALVRLAQDFSMRYPLIDGQGNFGSRDGDGAAAMRYTEARLTPIARLLLDEIDQGTVDFMPNYDGSFEEPKLLPARLPFLLLNGASGIAVGLATEVPSHNLREVAQAAVAMIRDPKIGHAGVMEKLNGPDFPGGGQIISSQAEISAAYETGRGSLKVRARWKIEDLARGQWQLVINELPPNTSGQKVLEEIEELTNPKIKLGKKTLTPDQLQTKQTLLALLDTVRDESGKDAPVRLVFEPKSSRIDQTEFVNTLLAHTSLESNAAINLVMIGADGRPRQKGIVEILHEWVGFRFVTVTRRTQHRLGKVNDRIHILEGRMIVFLNIDEVIRIIREAEEPKQALIARFNLSDRQAEDILEIRLRQLARLEAIKIEQELSDLRDEKKKLEELLNSDAAMKRLLIKEIEADAKQYGDDRRTLIQQEKRATFEVRVVDEPVTVVVSQKGWVRALKGHGLDPAGFTFKAGDSLYAVFQARTPDTLIAWGSNGRVYSVPVAALPGGRGDGVPVTSLIELESGTHLLHYFAASAEQPLLLASSNGFGFIAKLGDMVSRNKAGKSFMTIDEGALPLAPMPVLPGALYVACLSNAGRLLVFGMDEMKTLSGGGRGVTLMTLDPNETLRQALAIDARGVVLIGAGRGGKIRDEKLSGAQLQQHLGKRARKGRTPDTSLKVSEMRPVFEG is encoded by the coding sequence GCTCGGCGATTACGCCGAACGCGCGTATCTCGACTACGCGGTGAGCGTGGTCAAGGGCCGCGCGCTGCCCGACGTATCGGACGGGCAAAAGCCCGTGCAGCGCCGCATTCTCTACGCGATGAACGAGATGGGCCTTGCGAGCACCGCGAAGCCGGTGAAGTCGGCGCGCGTCGTGGGCGACGTGCTCGGCAAGTATCACCCGCACGGCGATCAGTCCGCGTACGACGCGCTCGTGCGTCTTGCGCAGGACTTCTCGATGCGCTATCCGCTCATCGACGGTCAGGGCAACTTCGGCTCGCGCGACGGCGACGGCGCGGCGGCCATGCGATACACCGAAGCGCGCCTCACGCCCATCGCGCGCCTGCTGCTCGATGAGATCGACCAGGGCACGGTCGACTTCATGCCGAACTACGACGGCTCGTTCGAGGAGCCGAAGCTCTTGCCCGCGCGCCTGCCGTTCCTGCTGCTCAACGGCGCATCGGGCATCGCGGTCGGTCTCGCGACGGAAGTGCCGTCGCACAATCTGCGCGAAGTCGCGCAAGCCGCCGTCGCGATGATTCGCGATCCGAAGATCGGGCACGCAGGCGTGATGGAGAAGCTCAACGGCCCGGACTTCCCCGGCGGCGGGCAGATCATCTCGTCGCAGGCGGAAATCTCGGCGGCCTACGAAACCGGGCGCGGCAGCCTGAAAGTGCGCGCGCGCTGGAAGATCGAAGACCTCGCGCGCGGCCAGTGGCAGCTCGTCATCAACGAACTGCCGCCGAACACGTCCGGTCAGAAGGTGCTCGAAGAAATCGAGGAACTGACCAACCCGAAGATCAAGCTCGGCAAGAAGACGCTGACGCCTGATCAGTTGCAGACCAAGCAGACGCTGCTGGCGCTGCTCGACACCGTGCGCGACGAGTCCGGCAAGGACGCGCCCGTGCGCCTCGTGTTCGAGCCGAAGTCGAGCCGCATCGACCAGACGGAGTTCGTCAATACGCTGCTCGCGCATACGAGCCTCGAATCGAACGCCGCGATCAACCTCGTGATGATCGGCGCGGACGGCCGGCCGAGGCAGAAGGGCATCGTCGAAATCCTGCACGAGTGGGTCGGCTTCCGGTTCGTCACCGTCACGCGCAGGACGCAGCATCGCCTCGGCAAGGTGAACGACCGCATCCATATTCTCGAAGGGCGGATGATCGTCTTCCTGAATATCGACGAAGTCATTCGCATCATCCGCGAGGCCGAGGAGCCGAAGCAGGCGCTGATCGCGCGCTTCAACCTCTCCGATCGTCAGGCCGAGGACATTCTCGAAATCCGTTTGCGGCAACTCGCGCGGCTCGAAGCGATCAAGATCGAGCAGGAGCTCTCCGACTTGCGCGACGAGAAGAAGAAGCTCGAAGAACTGCTGAACAGCGACGCCGCGATGAAGCGCCTGCTCATCAAGGAAATCGAAGCGGACGCCAAGCAGTATGGCGACGACCGCCGCACGCTGATCCAGCAGGAAAAGCGCGCGACGTTCGAAGTGCGCGTCGTCGACGAGCCGGTGACGGTCGTCGTCTCGCAAAAGGGCTGGGTGCGGGCGCTGAAGGGCCACGGGCTCGATCCGGCCGGCTTCACGTTCAAGGCCGGCGATTCGCTGTACGCCGTGTTTCAGGCGCGCACGCCGGACACGCTCATCGCGTGGGGCAGCAACGGCCGCGTGTACTCGGTGCCGGTGGCCGCGCTGCCGGGCGGTCGCGGCGACGGCGTGCCGGTCACGTCGCTGATCGAACTCGAATCGGGCACGCATCTGCTGCATTACTTCGCGGCGTCGGCGGAGCAGCCGTTGCTGCTGGCGTCGAGCAATGGCTTCGGCTTTATCGCGAAGCTCGGCGACATGGTGAGCCGCAACAAGGCGGGCAAGTCGTTCATGACCATCGACGAAGGCGCGTTGCCGCTCGCGCCGATGCCGGTGCTGCCGGGCGCGCTGTACGTCGCGTGCCTGTCGAATGCGGGCCGACTGCTCGTCTTCGGCATGGACGAGATGAAGACGCTCTCGGGCGGCGGACGCGGCGTCACGCTGATGACGCTCGATCCCAACGAAACGCTGCGTCAGGCGCTCGCCATCGACGCGCGCGGCGTCGTGCTGATCGGCGCGGGGCGCGGCGGCAAGATCCGCGACGAGAAGCTCTCGGGCGCGCAACTGCAACAGCATCTCGGCAAGCGGGCGAGAAAGGGCCGCACGCCGGATACGTCGCTGAAAGTCAGCGAAATGCGGCCGGTGTTCGAAGGCTGA